TCAATTTGAGAACTTTATATTAGATGTCCATTATAATGATCAATGTTCAAGTTTAAATAAGATTGGTGATCTTTCTTAAAAATTGACtcgaaagaatattatttatctatttgtgttttttcttttaaaattagttttaaattttttcataacaactacactaattgaatgaacttttttaactatgaatatcatCAAGAGCTAATTGTATAAAAGTTGagttttaaatgattgtttaacaacgtatatataaaaaaaagatattttgattatattgtcaatgttttaaaatatgaatataaaaaaaattaaattttaaattatatgttattatttaaattattatttttgtattttaatttgtaattagatattttaaaatttaatcatattttacaataacaaaatataattataacaacaattatgctatgtatacattaaataatcacttgtacaaaataaatcttaaaatacaaattttgaaatacaaaatgtatattaaaaataagttaaacaagatatgtatttatacataaatttataGTAGaaaatttgataactaattttttatgtgaacgtaatatttttattataaaaattattattatgttatatatattttgcccccactatcaaaattttctagATCCGTCACTGCGGTGATGAGTGTTTCAGGCGCAGGGGAGTGGCGTGGAGGAAGAAGGCGGCCCGACTGAGAAGCGGCGTGGAGGAGAAAGGCGGCACGACAGAGCTACGCAGGGGGAGTAGCGCAGTGTGACGGAGCTGCACAGGAGGATCGGAGGAACGCGGTGTGCGAGAGCTGCCTAAGGGGAGGAGACCGACACGGGAGGAGAAGAGTGCGGGTAGAAACCGACGACGACGGTGACCAAGATGAACTTGAAAAGAGAGGAATGCGATGTTGTGGATGAGCGCCGAAGCGAATGCAGCATCGAAGATGAGAGCCGAAGAGGACGGTGGCGCGGACGAACGACGAAAGAGAATGActtatctgaatttttaaagtgtGCTGTTAAATTTTGGATGTGGGGTAAATGTGACTTCTCTATTTCCAGTGAAAGTTTTAAAATGGACTTAGTTAATAATTAGatggtttaagatttattttagaattttaaaataaaaaatttgaattttgaataatttaatttttatatgtgtatttaaattataatatattagcaattaaatataaaacaagaatttaaaatttaaaatttagattttagttttatttaatttgtattttaaacatatatttaattttaaaaagatactaattctattcataatttttagatgtatttattttattttttttaattattataataaaaaattgaatatcgTACATTTTTTAAAGATAGATAATTAAATTGTTGGAATAATGAACAGATTAtttaatatcaaaataattaacaacTCATTCATGGATCAACTAACTTATTGTTAATCTCCAAAtacaatatgtattttatatatagaattctgttaaaataaaattgatttggatcttctaaaatttaaattttattttaaaaaataaaatgtgatctctcactatttattttataaataaaataaaaaataaatataaaaaaatatttaaaaataaaaaattacaccttattttttaaaataaaatttaaaaatttaaattttacaagATTCGAATCCAATAAAATTATATCCAAATGACGAGTGCTTCCATGGAATAAGGAATAATATCATCCCAATGTATAAAAAAGAGCAAGATCCCAAGAAGACCTTGGTCAACTAAGTAGACTAGTAGAGTACCTATGCCGATTCCATTGAATTCGAGGCACTACTCTCTACGTTAATGTGAAGCAACAAATATATCAAATATAGATATACTATCCAAATACTAGCATCTACTTTGTGGAATTTAAATACAAGAGTTTAAATTAGTATTGGATAGTTACAAAaatggtattattattattattattacgaacaaagaattattttttatattgtatatattttttatataaaaatattatttatatatcaaaattaattactaaaattaattattatatatttgtgttaaatatatataatttaataatgtatattttattcacAACTAATATggttgtgttatatatatatatacatgtctgtgtgtgaaaaaaaaaaaaaaacactatgaAGAAAGTATAGAGTGAGGTAGATTGATGGTTGATGGTCGAAACATAActaataacttaaacaataataataagttaataactacACAAAGAAGGTAAAATATTGTAGTACTTAAGCATCAAATTAAACCAATAAGAATATTGTAGTAACAAAATATTTGGACATTatacataaaatttatatttatttaaacctTATTACTGTTAATgtaccaaaaataataatagttaattaattagttatttaaacATCAACGTTGCAACTCTGCACAAGTGAAAGCTTTAACCCCGGACTTGCCAGCTTCACCTCCGGAGCCGAAGCTCCGACGGCATTATCCCGGTCGCCGCCGACGAACTTGATGTATGCCGGGCAGTTGGCGTACACGTGGTACCTCCCGGAGACCCACGTCCCCACCTTCCACTTAACCCTTCCGTTGACCTTAACGTTGACCAGCACATCACCAGCATTCTGGTCCTGCTGCAACGGCTCCAACAGAAACGGCGACACAGGCACGGCGTTACCGTACAGAAACGGCGACCAAACAGTGACGTCACGATGGCCCTGGTAGGACGGCGGAAGCTGGGTGGCGAGGGAGATCTGCTGGCCGCGGTAGGAGGCATAGACGTCGAGCTTGGTGTAGTATATGCCTATGCGCTGGTTTGGATTGAAGGATGTGAGGGTTACTTGCATGGTGGTGGTGAGGGTGTTCGGGGTTGGTATGGCGGCGCCGGTGGTGGAGAAGTTGAAGGTGTAGACGGTGGCGTCTTGGAGAATGAAGCGTGGCTTGGTTGGACGAAGGATGATCCATATGAGGAAGATCACGAGGAGTACGAGGAAGATGAATCCGAGGATTCCGGCGAGTATTTGGCGGTGGAGCTGGTGGTTATCGTCGTCGTCATGATGGGGGCATTCCTTCTTCGACATGGTTAGTTGTGTTTTAGAATATGTGTTATTATTAGTGTCTGtgttgtgtttgtgaaaatgcttcAACCACGTTAAAAgcggttttttttttaatgatgatgattgatgatgttgttgttggTAGTATGATGGTCGAAGGTTGAAAGATTAAAGGGAAGTGAAAAAAGAAAGCATGTGTTGCTTTGCTTCTAATGGACTCACTCACTCACCAATCTCAGAAAGAGAATGTTTTCTAACAATCTAGAGTGTGCATTATTTATAGGCAAAAACACCATTAATAACATTAGATAAAGGTTACTGTTACTCACCGTGGTGAAAGGGGAGGATGATTAGAGAGTCTACTataagaattaggattagaaaatatatctataaagaatATTGTCTCTggtatttataaattttagtggCTAAAAATATAGAGAGAATCACTGTTGATTTTGTTTTGGTTTGTGGGATATGATCCCGATTAAATTACTTTTTGTATATAAAtgataactaaattaaaattggtaaccaataatttaatcaaatataataaatttgaaTATTCTCGATTaaaatcaacttcacataaataATAATGTCAAGGACACTATTGGTCAGTTTTGGCAGGAATCTAACttattttattcaataataactaataaattaagaaaaggaaataaaaatgtaaagaacaagtatttttattaattattaataaaaaataacactcatttttttctttatcgAAATGCATATGATGTGGGTATGTTGTTATATGTATATACAATATAGTTatgattttcactttttttttgttattttatcataattaattaatcatcaaCAGTAATGATGTAGTCACTTAGGGTGCACAtgatagttatatttttttttccacGGTATTTCTAAACCCAATAGGTTAATGACTTAAGGATTAATCTGTTacagatctgaattttatttaagagtttgttgTTGGCTAATGAATTGCTGTATGCACAAGGCAGAATTCGAACTCCCTAACACTTATTACTTAAGTGGACGAGTGAATTAACCATTCGACCAATCCAAGTTGATTCATGACGGTTGTATTTAAAGAAGAGTGAATAACACGTAGCAGCTATACAAAGAAGGTTCTTGTAGTAGAATTTTAGCATTAAACCTGGGTGCACGTCAGCCTTACAATTGTGAGGTTTTTCACCTACTATGGTAGAATTGGTTGTAAATGAGTTGgtaaaataaacatatttaaaataaaaaataaagcagTTAGGGACTAACAAATTGGGAGAAGTGATAGTGATTTGATTTCAACAAAGACTTGACTTTGGGCTTGTATGTTCATATATGTAAACATGAGCTTCTATCATACGGTAAGTTTTCTTTTTTGCTTGCATAAATATTCAACTATAattgtatttatttaaattttgtattacAGTCTTCAATGCCAGTTAGTATTAACATTCAATTTAGTAGCATTAACTAATCAAGATTCAATAATGAATTTGGCTTTACATATATAAATTGAAATCCCACCtgcatatatggttggaaattaTATATCCAAGTATAATGTAGGAACTGAATTATGACATATATTCACATTCACCACCCTACCTAATAGTTTAACTTTATAGTTTTTGCTTACATTGGTGCCAACTGCCAAAGGTACATCTTCCTATGTGAATAAATATGTCCGAGGTATAATGAAATTTACATATATGAAATTTAAGTActatacctcgaattgcattaaaaCCATATATGCGTAGTAGTATTCTCCATGCAAAAATGTTTCGTTGACTTGGACAAGTTTTTAACTTGCAATCAAATTCTGCTTGGAAAGAGTACCTAAAACATGAAGTAGTACTTACTACTCAATGCATGATTTATAAATTCAATTGCTATAAATAAATACTATCATGAGCTTCTTCtgcttttatatataattaagccACAGACagcttttattaaaaaaatggcGAATTGAATTATATACAAGGCCACAAACTTATGCCAATATgtatagaaataattattttaatcaggGAATTGAATTCATGCAGAAGTAAACAAACCAACTCAACAAAACATAAGGTTAGATGTCAAATCATCAAATAAAGGATAAGAAATCTTCATTACCTCATAAGGGACATTAAAGAAAGGGCAAACCATAGAAATATTGGGTGGATAAGCATAAAGCAATTGCCTTGTTAatgtatatttatgtatattataTGAGAATAATATTATCATGGCCTTAAACACTTAATAATCAGTTGCATATACGAAATATCACTCAATAGCTGATATTATTTTAAGGGTACATAAACATTGATACTACAATTTATTTTATGCAACTTGTCACCAAATTATCTTAACAAGTGAATTTTAAACCGATGCTCTGTTCAGTAACTTATTATGTATGTATGGTGTAAATCGATGATGGATCAAGAATAATTTATAAGGAATATATATACCAGAATATGATGTAGCTTATGTGGGGCAGGAGGTTAAATTTAGACAATGttccttaggtagcgtttggtggagagacaaagacggaaagactgagactgagagacagagactaagagacagagattgaaataaatttcagtattctgtttggtacaaagtgggagacagaaactaaaacaagaataaaactctaatttaatttgcacaaagagtaaaattagaattaattaattaaaatgagagtatttttggtataaaatgttattaaaatttcagtctccatctctaaaaattttaatcccctgtgtccctactttttggaggtactaaaatactgaaattttagagacagagacagaaattttagtacaagtctctgaaccaacaaacataatactgagtctCAATCTCCTAGTCTCtatctcaatacctcaaaacaaacgctaccttatagAATAGCGTTGCCCTAAAAATTTATAAGGGTTTGACTTAAACACCATGTTGAAGGTGAGTAAACTTGTTTGCTAGTGGAGACAATCAGCTCACACACCCATAAAGAATTTGCTAAAAGGCATGCATCGGTTCCAGGGGAATGGTGGTAGGGTATTATAGTCACAAATTAGAGTCTCACAGATAGGTCCATGATCCTAGTGTAGAAATCTAGAATAAGAATTCCAATTATGTAAGAAACCaacattattagtttttagtttcttattatgCAATTGCTTccaaattttcttttccttttttgttcAAGTGCAAGGTTGAATCATGCAATCACTTTGCTAAAGAAGATGAGCTTTCTTATAACTCAATTATACTTTGCCTCAAAAGTCATTGGTTAAGTGCAACCACTAAGAAATAGAGGTATGAAAATTCTGATTTGCTGCCAAATTCGTATTAACTATTAAGCTATGGATGTTGGAAATTGAATAATGTAAGGCAGGGTCCAATGATAGGAGCTTTGCTGAAATTTTCAGTCACATTCAAAGACCACACCAATGTTTGAGAAGGAATACATTGAAAGGCATGCAGATACAAAGAGACAATTGCATCGTTTTCCAATGTTCCTAGTGTTCAAGGGGAACCTTTTTCCAACGCATCATGATGAACGAAAAATTATGTGAAACCCAGGTGGTTTTTACGCTAACTAATCAAATTTGTATGTATTGTAAACTATAAACTCAGGTTTCTAATGATCTCATGTTTGTACCCAACAAATTTGATTAGACAGAGGTAGACAGAGAAACGAACTTAGTGGGACCTTGACAGCCCATATAGTTGTCATCTTAGATTAGATTCATAATACTATTAATCATTATTATGACATTGGATGGTGGGTGGAAGTGGGTGATGGATAAGTGTGGGAAAACAACCGCTTAGTCCCAAATTTGCCTTACCTTTCAAGGTAGACATGTAGGCCTTTAGGAAAATTTGTACGCAAATCGTGTCCTTCTAATGCATGGCCACTTTCTCCGCCCACTTTTTGCATGATTCGTTATATTTTGATGATATTGTGGTCGTCAAAGTGACTATACTCTGTTCTTATAATCACAACCAAATCATACTGAACTCTCTTTTTCCTTGTAGATGCATTGCTAAAAGACTGAAGATAGCGTTGGAAGAGGAGCTCGAGTTCTTGGGAGATCTAAGGCTCATAAAACGTTCTTTTGACTCTTAATGATTTTGATCAAAGTGTCACGTTGGATTTATTGTTGCAAGAATAATGCTAGAAAGCTAACATTTTCTTTAGCCAACATCAActaactattttaaaattattttatttattttaaattctagaccataaattataaattcttaattctAAACATTACTTTATAAACCCTAAAACAATCCTTCAAAAAATGAGAActattagaattaaaaaaaataataactaatactGACTAAGTAAAAATTAATTTCCTATACTTTTGTTTATTATAAATTTCTTAGTCCATTTATTTAGACATCCTCAAGTTTTAAGTTCTATTAAATTGCTAGTGTATTGGATTTGGAGGAATGGCTAGTAGTAGTAGGtgattattattgttcttggtatTAAATTGGGGCTAAGCCCAGAAAAAAGAAACCTAAATACAAACTAAGCAAGACAAGGTAACCCCTTGTTTCATCATCTATTGGAGTATTAGCAACCTCTCTAAGAGGTAAATCCCAAGAGTAAAGGTCTGGGTAATTCTAAACTTTTTTGAATTAGACAATCTGCACATCTATTGTCTTTTCtgtaaatatatacaaaaagaatATCCCAAGTCTTTTTTTTTCCCTCCAATGGTTAATGTTTCTGATCAAGGCATTAGGATGCTTGCTAAGATACAAAACTCTTCCTAATTTTCTATTACTGTTTTTGCTTAACTTTCGCAAAAGCATAACCCAACTCAAGTACCCATTGAACCCTTGGGCTTCCATTGACCTTTTACTGGGTCGAGCCCCTCTCATATTCGGCCTCATCACGTACAACAAAACGTTTGCGATTAAAATGTCCTAGTCATTTATGACTCTAATGAAGGATTTGAATTTTAAACCTGATAAAAATATCCGCTAAACACCCAAACTAGTCCCAGAAATTTCTGAAATACCAAATTtggatatataatttaaaatatggcATAACACAAATCTCTTGGTATCTTCGCCTTAATATACCAGGATACCAACCCCTCCTTATAAGTAAGGTAGAACAGGCTTTAAACAATACATGCCTATACAATACTCTCTCCCGAACTAACCGACAATACATGCATTTGAACCTATACCTGTATAATTCCAACGTTAATGCTTATGAAACTCGAGTGTGAAGGCCTTTACTATTCCAATGTACAACATTCCCAGGGTACAAAAGGTGGCGTATAAGAACTTCCAATTTGTGAAAGTAAATCAAGGTGATGCCAAATACTTCTTTCATAAAATGATTCAAAATCAGGGGAACATACAAAAATGCCAAAGCAATATAAGAATAAAGCAAAGAAACTCACATGATGAGACTTTATTGTTGAGAGATTCCAGTAGCCAGAAATAAATTAGAAGTGAAAGCATATGATAAGAAGGAATCCATTACAATACATAATCATCACCTTAGGAACGTAGCTGCCATTTGGAAGATAGTAGTCTAGAACAAATAACAACAAAGATTATTTGTTGTTAGGGACACCATTCTTTGATTCAAGCttgattatttgaaaaagattttcaaattaCCTAGATATTCAATAACCTTTAGTTAGCCTATTACCATAACCATCACTTAactttaagaaagaaaaaaaaaaaaaaagaaaaggcggTCGTTTTTGGGTGGGGGAGGTGGGGAATCAACTAGCCAACTACAACCTTTCCATTCCCTTCATTATTTGCATCTGATCTGACCCCTGAAAACAAGAACCTACAAATAAATGGCTCTAGCATTTGTTCTAGATTATCTGAAAACTATTTTATCTATCAAACCAACTGCAGTCGGGCAGTGGATCTGAATGAATGGAGATTGGAGAATCAAAATTGACAATCACAATATCTAACAGTGAATAGAGTAACGGAATCACAGCTCTATCAACTTACCAGAATAAACAACAAAGTCTTGACCCACTAGATGAAGTTTGTTACATGGAAAAGACatttcataaaagggcaaggggACTTTTTAGTTTTGATGAAGAACTAAAGCAATTGTCCACATGTTCATTCCATAATAGTGGTGGTACATGTACTGTTATGCTAAGGCCTCTGTGGCTGGACTCCACCAATAATGTAATTTTACATTACTAAGTGTTAGATTGTTAACCTTGACTATTGGGATAGGCTTGTTATATGGCAGGACTTCAGTCGGGATTCAACTTATCCAATAATAGGGCCTTAATGTATTATGTAAATGTGGAATCATCCCATTTATTACGTATAAAATTCTCTTTTTCCATCCATTATCTGAAAGTTTTTTTTACCGTCATCTAAATAAATGTATCAACTATAAGCATCAAATGTTAAAAGACCACCAATTCCCAATTCTTTAGACTTCAGAAGAAATAAAAAACACACCAGCATTTTATTAAAGATTAATTCATAAAGTCGCGCTCATGCCCAAGACAACTAATGAATAAACACAAAAACCCAACTCAAGAAGAAGGGGAGAAAACTGACCAATTGTCGCCAATGGGTCTTAGGCGTTATTCCTCCAATCTTAAATCAACAGCAAGCCCCAATTTCGTACTcgattcataaaaataaatagcCGCAAGCATAAGAACTGTCATACTGTTGGATACCAGCTTCAACAGGTTAATGATCCCTCCTATAGGACTAACCAAACCATCCCAAATACACGAACTTGATATCCATGCATAGCCAGATCCGGCACAGTGAAAGAACTGAAGGTCTTTGAAtaacttcatcatcatcatcccttAACCATCCCAAATACTCGATTTTGACATTTTTCTTTTGAGTTAATTAAAGAGGATGGAAGAGGGCAGGGCAACAACAAATATGACTATTTTACCCAATAATCAACAGGCCTTCAATTTGTTACCAGGAAACACTCTGCAGAAAATAACTATTACAATCCAATATATTCTTCTAACCTCTATGATATAAAAGGGGACATACCAAATAACAGCAAAGCCTTTGTGCCACTTAATGGCATTGGCTATATGTATCATATGATGGCATGTGTCCTATCATACATTCATGCTTATAATTAAATTCTGTAAGATAGAAATAGGGAGATGCCGAAACTCTAGATAAACTATAATGATATTACTACAACATGTTCAGAGGATCCAATGTAACCGAAAAATACAAAAGTAGGTCTCAAAGGTTTGTTAATTTCAGAATAATATAAACTGCATTTGCCGTTATGTGATCAACCTCTATTCGGAAGACTACCAAGAAAACAGCCAAAACCATGCCTAGAAATGCATTTACCACTCGACAGATTATTTTCATTCTATCCCAATAGGCAATACATACCTCAAGACAATGCATAGTCATGGTGGCATACaaaaagaaaggcatagattaATTTACTTAAAATTGATGGAAAAGTATAGGATACTAATATACTATCTGCCCAACTTAttgccaacaataattaattattattttgtaaaCACATGTATAAAGAGATACATCCAGAAAATACATCTATAAAAATACTTCCATTAGACAcagtcataaaaaatatatttttattagacacatccacaaagatACTTCCATTAAACACAGTCATAAACAAGAGTTGACAGAAGTTGGCAGAAATGcggttggtaacgtagcggaatTGAAAATTGATATAGCCAAATGATATTTTTCCCCCTCATAATATTATGAAAATTGACAAGCGAATAGTTTGTCATAATCTATTAGTTGAACCTATCAACAGACAAACCATAACCAACAATATAAGTTAGTTGCTACAGTCAGCGTAATAGACCATTGACTCCCTCAATGAACCAGAGCATACCATCTGAGAATACATCACTTGCTTCCCTCTCTGTCTCTCATCTCTAATAAACATATTCTTTTATCACGCATATTTCCAAATCTCAATGCACTTGAAAAGGAACCAAAATGCCAAAAAATTACGCGAATTATATACAACCATACTATTAATAAACTAACCAACAATATCCAATTCAAATCCTAAGAAAAAAAGCACTTGAAAACACAAATCACTAAGGCACAAAATTAAACCATTATATCAATTTGAATTTAGATTTTTCCTCCTTTCCTCAAACCTAGGGTTTCAAAAAAACTGTTCAGTCAAGTCCACACCTGGCACTCCCTGGATCCGCCGACAAGCTGACCGGAGGAGGATTTCGACGTTAAGCCCACGGGAACCTTCCGGCAGAGAACCTTGAGCACGCGCGGCCTGAACCGCCACGAACCGGATCGGAAGGATGCGGAAGCCAGCAGCTGGACGTCGAACGTAACGGAGCCACTCGACTTCTCGGCGTTCAAATCGATCACGGCGCGTGGCTCGAGGTAGGCGTCGACGGCAACCAATGTTGCGTTGAGCGTGTTCTCGGACCTGGTGTCCTGCTTGAACGGCGGTAGCTGCGAGTCGGCAAGGTAGTTAGAGTGGTAGAAGAGGGAAGGGCGAAGCACGTT
This region of Arachis hypogaea cultivar Tifrunner chromosome 8, arahy.Tifrunner.gnm2.J5K5, whole genome shotgun sequence genomic DNA includes:
- the LOC112706945 gene encoding NDR1/HIN1-like protein 12; its protein translation is MSKKECPHHDDDDNHQLHRQILAGILGFIFLVLLVIFLIWIILRPTKPRFILQDATVYTFNFSTTGAAIPTPNTLTTTMQVTLTSFNPNQRIGIYYTKLDVYASYRGQQISLATQLPPSYQGHRDVTVWSPFLYGNAVPVSPFLLEPLQQDQNAGDVLVNVKVNGRVKWKVGTWVSGRYHVYANCPAYIKFVGGDRDNAVGASAPEVKLASPGLKLSLVQSCNVDV